One window from the genome of Diabrotica virgifera virgifera chromosome 6, PGI_DIABVI_V3a encodes:
- the LOC126886745 gene encoding uncharacterized protein LOC126886745 produces MEGRKQPGSFWRKRKQEKQERQNKILKGIPKMTAFFIPDGNQEDDTTNICQPGSSSSATSDKYIHIQPHELILETSELVPEPEHLVSPVSKVLEYEEATTSNSDPKQDLLNFKDPALWQDSHNYAEMILEK; encoded by the exons ATGGAAGGGCGGAAACAACCTGGATCTTTCTGGCGTAAAAGGAAACAAGAAAAGCAAGAaagacaaaataaaattttgaaaggtATACCCAAAATGACAGCATTTTTTATACCTGATGGAAATCAAGAAGACGACACTACAAATATTTGCCAACCCGGTAGTAGTTCTAGTGCTACTAGTgataaatatattcatattcaacCACATGAACTTATTTTGGAGACTTCAGAATTAGTGCCAGAGCCAGAGCACTTAGTATCACCTGTTTCAAAAGTATTAGAATATGAAGAAGCAACCACCAGTAACTCGG aTCCAAAACAGGATTTACTTAATTTTAAAGATCCGGCACTTTGGCAAGATTCCCATAATTATGCAGAAATGATTCTAGAAAAATGA